One window of the Ureibacillus sp. FSL W7-1570 genome contains the following:
- a CDS encoding ISL3 family transposase, producing MTYCSPLFGKRRFIKRCPPFIGIDDFAFRKGHSYGTIICDLSTHKPVALLPERYPETISKWLKNHQNIQVVSRDGYQAFRKGIQNASQSILQVYDRWHFVRAVKKQIDACLTSILPSVITLEKEETDQQTFPHETKLQRRQKERAEKKWMMIKSIQQEYKKGKKKAELAREFHMDPRTISKYLNITEMPVQVKRKRKRQTDGFEQYIQQLEQEGKTIREIDAQLRKYGYTGTLSGVRVAVESIRKERKRQGIKESSVRISRRQMISYVWKRKSRLLEKELQLLEQSFKMYPSLHSFHQMVQTFREAFDERNYPAFFKWLEKQLSSPNNHLYDCALRLRRDLQSIKLAFSTSYSNGVVEGHVHRLKLMKRIMYGRAKLDLLEKRVLYHL from the coding sequence ATGACGTATTGCTCTCCCTTATTCGGAAAACGGAGATTCATCAAGAGGTGTCCCCCTTTTATCGGAATCGATGACTTTGCTTTTCGGAAAGGACACAGCTATGGCACGATCATTTGTGATCTGAGCACGCACAAGCCTGTTGCATTACTTCCGGAACGTTATCCGGAAACCATATCAAAATGGCTAAAAAATCATCAAAACATCCAAGTTGTCAGTCGTGATGGCTATCAGGCTTTTCGGAAAGGGATTCAGAACGCTTCGCAAAGTATTTTGCAAGTATATGACCGATGGCATTTTGTCCGGGCGGTAAAGAAGCAGATCGATGCTTGCCTCACCTCGATTCTTCCTTCCGTCATCACGTTGGAAAAAGAAGAAACGGACCAACAAACCTTTCCGCATGAAACCAAACTGCAAAGGAGACAAAAAGAAAGAGCCGAAAAGAAATGGATGATGATCAAAAGCATTCAACAGGAATACAAAAAAGGAAAGAAAAAAGCGGAGTTGGCCAGAGAATTTCATATGGATCCCCGAACCATTTCAAAATATCTCAACATAACCGAGATGCCGGTTCAAGTAAAAAGAAAGCGAAAACGGCAAACCGATGGTTTTGAGCAATACATTCAGCAACTCGAACAAGAGGGCAAGACCATCCGTGAAATTGATGCGCAACTTCGTAAATATGGATATACGGGGACACTTTCAGGTGTCCGCGTTGCAGTCGAAAGCATACGAAAAGAAAGAAAACGGCAGGGGATTAAGGAATCTTCCGTTCGAATTTCCAGACGGCAAATGATTTCATATGTTTGGAAACGAAAATCTAGACTTTTAGAAAAGGAACTGCAACTTCTTGAACAATCCTTTAAGATGTACCCATCCCTTCATTCTTTCCACCAAATGGTTCAAACATTTAGAGAAGCATTTGATGAACGGAACTATCCGGCATTTTTCAAATGGTTGGAAAAACAATTGTCTTCTCCAAACAATCATTTATATGATTGTGCACTTCGACTCCGTAGGGATTTACAGTCGATTAAGCTGGCATTTAGTACTTCCTACAGTAACGGAGTTGTGGAAGGCCATGTTCACCGATTGAAGCTGATGAAACGAATCATGTATGGCCGGGCAAAGCTGGATTTACTTGAAAAACGAGTGTTATATCATTTATAA
- a CDS encoding transposase family protein: MMNRQIHWSSPDPFLEVLDIQEEPSSITFIVRSTHESCPCPHCQVPSTRPHSRYTRMIQDLPIAGKAVSILLITRKWFCDQPNCTQKIFTERYDWISKNGRRTLRSEEVLRKIAFSTSCLNGEKVAKALSLPVSHDVLLSLIRKTEIHQEVSPFYRNR, translated from the coding sequence ATGATGAATCGTCAAATCCATTGGTCTTCACCGGATCCTTTCCTAGAAGTTCTGGATATTCAAGAAGAACCATCCTCCATTACCTTTATTGTTCGAAGCACTCATGAATCCTGCCCTTGTCCTCATTGCCAAGTGCCTTCCACACGTCCACACAGCCGATATACACGCATGATTCAAGATTTGCCGATTGCCGGAAAAGCTGTTTCCATCCTGCTTATCACAAGAAAATGGTTTTGCGACCAACCCAATTGCACCCAAAAAATTTTTACTGAACGGTATGATTGGATTTCCAAAAATGGACGCCGAACTTTACGGTCCGAAGAAGTATTACGTAAAATCGCGTTTTCCACCAGCTGCCTCAATGGCGAAAAAGTAGCGAAAGCCCTGTCCCTCCCTGTCAGCCATGACGTATTGCTCTCCCTTATTCGGAAAACGGAGATTCATCAAGAGGTGTCCCCCTTTTATCGGAATCGATGA
- the istB gene encoding IS21-like element helper ATPase IstB, translating into MNKSVPEIQQAFKQLRLSETAEELPELLRKAEQSSWTYLEFLEQITTYELKRREEKSIERRMNWARFPFYKPLSMFNIDEQTAITERQLRQLREFQWLEQAYNLILLGPPGAGKTLLSVGLGIEAIQKGFQVYFVTMGELIQLLKTEEYVNKSKTKLKRLRASDLVIIDDVMYMAMDQREGTLFFQLIHQLYERSSLILTSNRSPEQWIELVDNPGMMTAILDRLLHRVEVIHMNNESYRLKHQETIFS; encoded by the coding sequence ATGAATAAAAGTGTTCCAGAAATTCAACAAGCCTTTAAACAATTGAGATTATCCGAAACAGCGGAGGAGCTCCCAGAGCTCCTTCGGAAAGCAGAGCAATCATCTTGGACATATTTAGAGTTCTTAGAACAGATAACTACGTATGAACTAAAAAGACGTGAGGAGAAAAGTATTGAAAGACGAATGAATTGGGCTCGTTTCCCGTTCTATAAACCTTTAAGTATGTTTAATATAGATGAGCAAACAGCCATTACAGAGCGGCAATTAAGGCAATTACGTGAATTTCAATGGTTAGAACAAGCATACAACTTAATATTACTTGGACCACCTGGAGCGGGAAAAACTTTATTATCCGTTGGCCTTGGAATTGAAGCGATTCAAAAAGGCTTTCAAGTGTATTTTGTGACCATGGGGGAATTAATTCAGCTATTAAAAACAGAAGAATATGTCAATAAGTCAAAAACTAAGTTAAAGAGACTGCGTGCATCAGATCTTGTGATAATTGATGATGTCATGTATATGGCAATGGATCAACGAGAAGGCACATTGTTCTTCCAGCTTATTCATCAATTATATGAACGAAGTTCGTTAATTTTAACATCCAATCGAAGCCCAGAACAATGGATAGAACTCGTAGATAATCCAGGGATGATGACTGCAATACTTGACCGTCTGTTACATCGAGTTGAAGTGATTCATATGAACAACGAAAGTTACCGATTAAAACATCAAGAAACAATTTTTTCTTAG
- the istA gene encoding IS21 family transposase, with protein MLYIEIHQLRTKRLRISQIARKLKISRNTVYKYLNMTFEEAVEEFGTIERKKKLDPYRDWIVTWLQENPSMSGAQILDWLQEKFPDLQVGESTVRRYVKEMREIYQIEKTDEPREHEAVDELPPGKQMQVDWGQTIQKTIDNKDIKLYFIAFVLSHSRQKYMEWQDRPFTTKDTIRCHENAFRYFGGMTEEIVYDQDNLIAVSENAGDLILTKKFQAYVNERKFQIYLCRKADPQSKGKIENVVKYIKYNFAAHRIFSTIGDWNEKAWNWLERTGNYKVHQTIKKRPYEVYQLEKKHLRKISSPLSLTESNPIEIITRNVNKDNTIRYKSNRYSVPIGTYTKCPTVNLQINNEKLIIIEPTTGEILAKHTISLEKGKLIKNTNHARDHTESLDMLKQRVLHLFPTGEASRQYIDEICQRYKRYRRDQLLILQRVAENDPHWIPMALEKCIREKLYSANAFQDVVNYLKLQESNPILEIQVNSTKLVSSIAVETRDFNTYIQRMGGKTNE; from the coding sequence GTGTTATATATTGAAATCCATCAATTACGTACTAAAAGATTGCGAATTTCACAAATCGCAAGGAAATTGAAAATCTCACGTAATACAGTTTATAAGTATTTAAATATGACATTTGAAGAAGCGGTGGAGGAGTTTGGCACGATTGAGCGAAAGAAAAAGTTAGATCCCTATCGGGATTGGATTGTGACATGGTTACAAGAAAATCCAAGCATGAGTGGAGCACAAATTTTGGACTGGCTTCAAGAAAAGTTTCCTGACTTACAAGTTGGAGAAAGTACAGTTCGTCGGTATGTCAAAGAGATGAGAGAAATTTATCAAATTGAAAAAACGGATGAACCCCGAGAACATGAAGCTGTTGATGAATTACCACCAGGAAAACAAATGCAAGTAGACTGGGGACAAACCATTCAGAAAACAATAGATAATAAGGACATCAAACTTTATTTTATTGCCTTTGTATTATCTCACTCTCGACAAAAGTATATGGAATGGCAAGACCGCCCCTTTACAACCAAAGACACCATTCGTTGTCACGAAAATGCCTTTAGATATTTTGGGGGAATGACTGAAGAAATTGTTTATGATCAAGACAATCTTATTGCGGTAAGCGAAAATGCTGGAGATCTTATCTTAACAAAGAAATTTCAGGCATATGTGAACGAACGTAAATTTCAGATTTACCTATGTCGAAAAGCAGATCCCCAATCGAAAGGAAAAATTGAGAACGTTGTGAAATATATCAAGTATAATTTCGCAGCACATCGTATCTTCTCAACAATCGGAGATTGGAATGAAAAAGCCTGGAATTGGCTAGAACGTACTGGGAACTATAAAGTGCATCAAACAATAAAAAAGAGACCTTACGAAGTGTATCAACTGGAAAAGAAACACTTACGAAAGATCTCCTCACCGCTTTCTTTAACAGAAAGCAACCCTATTGAAATTATAACAAGGAATGTGAATAAGGACAACACGATTCGTTACAAATCGAATCGCTATTCAGTACCTATCGGCACATATACGAAATGCCCTACAGTGAATCTGCAAATCAATAATGAAAAATTAATCATCATAGAACCTACAACTGGTGAAATACTTGCCAAGCACACGATAAGTTTAGAAAAAGGAAAGCTAATTAAAAATACGAATCATGCACGAGATCATACAGAATCGCTTGATATGCTTAAACAAAGAGTGCTTCATTTATTTCCTACTGGAGAAGCATCGAGACAATATATTGATGAAATCTGCCAGAGATATAAGCGCTATCGCCGTGATCAATTACTCATTTTACAAAGGGTTGCCGAAAATGATCCTCATTGGATTCCAATGGCGTTAGAGAAATGTATCCGTGAAAAACTGTATAGTGCAAATGCTTTTCAAGATGTCGTAAATTACTTAAAGCTACAAGAATCTAATCCCATTCTTGAAATACAGGTCAATTCTACTAAACTTGTTTCTTCGATAGCTGTAGAAACAAGGGATTTCAATACATACATTCAAAGAATGGGAGGAAAAACAAATGAATAA